A portion of the Acidisarcina polymorpha genome contains these proteins:
- a CDS encoding helix-turn-helix domain-containing protein: MSNRVPEELSPIEKQAIERIRALRFSHEEDLSSILKNPARAMHNIILTFHGHVKLRMAPIANELGVEMRTLERAFNEEIGKTMLQCQIDARLGLAHSLLSMIPPTKLSVIANLLGYDEVRDFARFFHKHMHETPSAWGRREREKTKKRERLASGVREPI, translated from the coding sequence GTGTCGAATCGCGTGCCAGAAGAACTTTCCCCCATAGAGAAGCAAGCGATCGAGCGCATTCGCGCCCTCAGGTTTTCGCACGAAGAGGATCTGTCTTCGATCCTGAAGAATCCCGCTCGCGCGATGCACAACATCATCCTTACCTTTCACGGTCACGTGAAATTGCGTATGGCGCCGATCGCGAATGAACTGGGTGTGGAGATGCGAACATTGGAGCGGGCGTTCAATGAAGAAATTGGGAAGACAATGCTCCAATGCCAAATCGATGCACGCCTCGGTCTTGCACACTCGCTTCTCAGTATGATTCCACCGACCAAGTTGAGTGTGATTGCCAACCTGCTCGGCTACGATGAGGTCCGGGACTTCGCGCGGTTCTTTCATAAGCACATGCATGAAACACCGTCGGCGTGGGGCCGCCGCGAACGCGAGAAGACCAAGAAACGGGAGCGCCTGGCTTCCGGCGTGCGAGAACCGATCTAG
- a CDS encoding ABC transporter ATP-binding protein produces MGFGLVTAIFAGAIATLDPLLMKYLIDTTLPHRRLSDSLLIVMSLALCFVGRSALNGGSGLVSFRVAQLLAQDLRVEIIAHMTRLSAEWHEGIMVGEKLSRIDQDVLQISQIGAEMANAVVRSVVFFFVNLAIMFVLNWKMTIVTLPLLPLFIWVRSRFRGVIQERADQAQSDIGLASGALVEHLGAVPQIQLLGAEEDRIGRTVDAWARVVRAQWAQRRTEILFSISVTSVLAIAILLVLGFGIHEYFLDLLTLGGLVAFYTYVTRIFEPVSTALELYSRAQRMLASVRRVRTILSTEPTVPDLGKIAEIRLPLSTGLRCDLVSFAYRSNENVLHRVSLQIGDRENVAIVGRSGSGKSTLSKLLARIADPTAGTVLIDGRPAFEYSLRALRQTICYVPQHPVLFSGTIGENLRMANRNATDSMLQQVIDIAQLSSVMFRLPRGLDTIVGPEAAGLSGGERQRLAIARALLRNSSILILDESTSALDLPTEQALLQAVADYCRDTALVLISHRLRSLIWVDRVILLEGGHVVAEGTHGLLYKGSKLYQALYDNETEDG; encoded by the coding sequence GTGGGTTTTGGGCTAGTCACGGCGATCTTCGCCGGCGCAATTGCAACCCTCGATCCACTCCTGATGAAATATTTGATCGATACGACATTGCCACATAGAAGGCTTTCCGATTCGCTCCTGATAGTCATGTCCTTGGCTCTATGCTTTGTCGGACGATCTGCCCTGAATGGAGGAAGCGGACTCGTCAGCTTCCGGGTCGCGCAGCTGCTCGCGCAGGATCTTCGCGTGGAGATCATCGCACATATGACACGCTTGTCCGCCGAGTGGCATGAAGGGATCATGGTAGGAGAAAAGCTGAGTCGGATCGATCAGGATGTGCTCCAGATTTCGCAGATCGGAGCTGAGATGGCTAATGCTGTCGTTCGGAGCGTCGTCTTCTTTTTTGTAAATTTGGCCATCATGTTCGTACTTAACTGGAAAATGACGATCGTGACGCTTCCTCTCCTGCCTCTGTTCATCTGGGTTCGATCACGATTCCGCGGAGTGATTCAAGAGCGAGCGGACCAGGCCCAGTCCGACATAGGGCTCGCGTCTGGTGCTCTTGTAGAGCACCTCGGGGCCGTGCCGCAGATCCAACTGCTTGGCGCCGAGGAGGATCGGATTGGACGGACTGTCGACGCGTGGGCTCGCGTGGTGAGGGCGCAATGGGCTCAGCGACGAACGGAGATCCTGTTTAGTATCTCCGTAACGAGTGTGCTAGCCATCGCCATTCTTCTGGTCCTCGGTTTCGGAATACACGAATACTTTCTTGACCTCCTAACATTAGGCGGCCTCGTGGCGTTCTACACCTATGTCACCCGCATCTTCGAGCCGGTATCTACAGCTCTGGAACTATACTCGAGGGCGCAGCGCATGCTGGCCAGCGTTCGGCGCGTGCGAACCATCCTTTCTACTGAGCCAACAGTGCCTGACTTGGGCAAAATCGCAGAGATCAGGCTGCCACTATCGACAGGCCTGCGTTGCGACTTGGTGTCCTTTGCGTATCGATCGAATGAAAATGTGTTGCACCGTGTCTCACTGCAGATCGGAGATCGCGAAAACGTGGCCATTGTCGGCAGGAGCGGGTCCGGAAAATCAACCCTCTCAAAGCTACTCGCCCGCATCGCGGATCCAACGGCCGGAACGGTTCTGATTGATGGTCGTCCCGCGTTTGAGTATTCGTTGCGCGCTCTCCGTCAGACAATCTGCTATGTGCCACAACACCCAGTCCTGTTTTCCGGAACGATAGGAGAGAACTTGCGGATGGCCAATCGAAATGCAACGGACAGCATGCTCCAACAGGTGATCGACATTGCTCAGTTGAGCTCCGTCATGTTTCGTTTACCGAGGGGTCTGGACACGATCGTTGGCCCTGAAGCCGCCGGGCTTTCCGGAGGAGAACGTCAAAGGCTTGCGATTGCAAGAGCGCTGTTGCGAAACTCATCGATCCTCATACTGGACGAATCCACATCTGCGCTTGATCTTCCCACGGAACAAGCTCTCCTACAGGCGGTCGCTGATTATTGCAGAGATACAGCACTGGTATTGATCTCCCATCGCTTGCGTTCCTTGATCTGGGTAGATCGTGTCATCCTTCTCGAAGGCGGCCATGTAGTGGCCGAAGGGACTCACGGTTTGCTTTACAAGGGCTCTAAGCTCTATCAGGCCCTATACGACAACGAGACTGAAGACGGGTAG